One Penaeus monodon isolate SGIC_2016 chromosome 37, NSTDA_Pmon_1, whole genome shotgun sequence genomic region harbors:
- the LOC119596151 gene encoding uncharacterized protein LOC119596151 (The sequence of the model RefSeq protein was modified relative to this genomic sequence to represent the inferred CDS: added 88 bases not found in genome assembly) has protein sequence MEERGSPLLALLWPSLREGARRPGNSSPGSRTLARGATKHMDTIRLPKEQSQRETFRQDGQKQRRLPGSGRRKNQSRSRKPQPTAKYTPEETTAVARKSEELAAVACPFVQPVGAGCTPERPVGVGCQSTDLVGIGLLEELPCKDSLEELPAVDVPEEVPVEDTPEELPAKDTSEMLPAKDGPEELPAKDAPEDLPAKDVLEKLSVGEIPEELPAEYASEELPAEHASEELPAKDTLEELPSEDTRGAAYPGRAGGDACQGRAGGAACPGCARGATCRGGVACQRRAGEAAYPGSAKETAVERHPGGAADRGRAGGGTCRGHAGRAADRGHAGRAAVRG, from the coding sequence gtagaacgctggccagaggagcgactaaACACATGGATACCATCCGTCTGCCCAAAGAACAGTCGCAGCGGGAAACCTTtcggcaagacggacaaaagcAGAGGAGACTCCCGGGGAGCGGCCGTCGGAAGAATCAGTCTCGttcgaggaagcctcagccgacggcGAAATACACGCCAGAGGAAACGACTGCAGTGGCACGTAAATCGGAGGAGCtggccgccgttgcatgtccgttTGTACAGCCGGTGGGTGCGGGATGTACACCCGAACgtccagttggcgtgggatgccagTCCACAGATCTGGTTGGTATCGGTCTGCTGGAGGAGTTGCCGTGCAAGGATTCCCTGGAGGAGCTACCTGCCGTGGACGTGCCGGAGGAGGTGCCTGtcgaggacacgccggaggagctgcctgccaaggacACGTCAGAGATGCTGCCTGCCAAGGACGGgccagaggagctgcctgccaaggacGCGCCGGAGGATCTGCCTGCCAAGGACGTGCTGGAGAAGCTGTCTGTCGGGGAGataccggaggagctgcctgccgagtatgcgtcggaggagctgcctgccgagcatgcgtcggaggagctgcctgccaaggataccctggaggagctgccgtctGAGGATACCCGAGGAGCTGCCTACCCAGGACGCGCTGGAGGAGATGCCTGCCAAGGACgcgctggaggagctgcctgcccaggatgcGCCAGAGGAGCTACCTGCCGAGGAGGGGTTGCCTGTCAAAGACGCGCCGGGGAAGCTGCCTACCCAGGAAGTGCCAAAGAAACTGCTGTGGAAAGACATCCTGGAGGAGCTGCCGAccgaggacgcgcaggaggagGTACCTGCCGGGGACATGCCGGACGAGCTGCCGAccgaggacatgccggaagaGCTGCTGTCCGAGGATAA